A window of the Candidatus Hydrogenedentota bacterium genome harbors these coding sequences:
- a CDS encoding DUF1559 domain-containing protein — protein sequence MDRTGFTLIELLVVIAIIGILAAILLPALARARESARRASCQNNLKEMGLVFKMYAGESDGRFPRVHGDEPWGAAPPPGCTEGDSAAELAPHIQAIFPEYLNDLNVLVCPSDPESSGGAALGILASKPGRACVYTGLPSNADASYLYYGFVFDKVQNTDPVLDAVMLGASGSAEIPAQVAYLMACISYQDGSPFLQGPLGDLDPLNDHLLDKDIDNPGLYALLRTLLPPGAAAGNGCGSVLYRLREGIERFLITDVNNPAATSNAQSALPVMWDVVTADSSGRAQYNHIPGGANTLFLDGHVDFRRFPVEFPATPGFARVAAFF from the coding sequence CTGCCCGCGCTGGCGCGCGCCCGCGAATCCGCCCGCCGCGCCTCCTGTCAGAACAACCTCAAGGAAATGGGCCTCGTCTTCAAGATGTACGCGGGGGAATCGGACGGCAGGTTCCCCCGCGTGCACGGCGATGAACCTTGGGGCGCGGCGCCGCCCCCCGGCTGCACGGAGGGCGACAGCGCTGCGGAACTCGCCCCGCACATCCAGGCGATATTCCCCGAGTACCTCAACGACCTGAACGTGCTGGTGTGCCCCTCGGACCCGGAAAGCAGCGGAGGCGCCGCATTGGGCATCCTCGCATCGAAACCGGGTCGGGCCTGCGTCTATACCGGGCTTCCTTCCAATGCCGACGCCAGCTACCTCTATTACGGCTTCGTCTTCGACAAAGTGCAGAATACGGACCCGGTCTTAGACGCTGTCATGCTCGGGGCCAGCGGTTCCGCCGAGATTCCCGCGCAGGTCGCCTACCTGATGGCCTGCATTTCCTACCAGGACGGGTCGCCGTTCCTGCAGGGACCGCTCGGCGACTTGGACCCGCTGAATGACCACCTATTGGACAAGGACATCGACAACCCCGGCCTCTATGCCTTGCTGCGCACCCTGCTGCCGCCGGGCGCCGCCGCGGGGAACGGGTGCGGTTCCGTCCTCTATCGTCTGCGCGAGGGCATCGAACGCTTTCTCATCACCGACGTCAACAATCCCGCCGCCACCAGCAACGCACAGAGCGCCCTGCCGGTCATGTGGGACGTCGTCACCGCCGATTCCAGCGGGCGCGCACAGTACAACCATATACCCGGCGGTGCGAATACGCTGTTTCTCGATGGTCACGTCGATTTCCGCCGCTTCCCCGTCGAATTTCCCGCGACACCCGGCTTTGCCCGGGTGGCTGCCTTCTTCTGA